One genomic window of Malaciobacter molluscorum LMG 25693 includes the following:
- a CDS encoding glycoside hydrolase family 19 protein: MSYLNSVEMIKTLFPKTKIENIYKIEYLLKSAFCDFKVDTSLRLAHFLAQVREEIGDEFKPVFENLNYSEEVLPKLFKSFRNNDFAKKYGRNEMHSANEKMIASIAYANRLGNGDINSYDGWKYRGAGALQITGKANYLEVQKRIDKYIKNLNIDILNSDDINTLEGTLAAGLGFWIWKDIFKKADLGKDLKTVDKVTAVINRYTNSYEKRRQHFAKIEKYI; the protein is encoded by the coding sequence GTGAGTTATTTAAATAGTGTAGAGATGATAAAAACACTTTTTCCTAAAACAAAAATAGAAAATATATATAAAATTGAATATTTGTTAAAAAGTGCATTTTGTGATTTTAAAGTAGATACTTCTTTACGATTGGCTCATTTTTTAGCTCAAGTAAGAGAAGAAATAGGAGATGAGTTTAAACCAGTATTTGAAAATTTAAATTATAGTGAAGAGGTTTTACCAAAACTATTTAAATCTTTTCGAAATAATGATTTTGCAAAAAAGTATGGAAGAAATGAAATGCATAGTGCAAATGAAAAGATGATAGCAAGTATTGCTTATGCGAATAGACTAGGAAATGGTGATATAAATAGCTATGATGGTTGGAAATATAGAGGTGCCGGAGCTTTACAGATTACTGGAAAAGCGAACTATTTAGAAGTTCAAAAAAGAATTGACAAATATATAAAAAATTTAAACATTGATATTTTAAATAGTGATGATATAAATACTTTAGAAGGAACTTTGGCTGCAGGGCTTGGATTTTGGATATGGAAAGATATTTTTAAAAAAGCAGATTTAGGAAAAGATTTAAAAACAGTAGATAAAGTTACTGCAGTTATAAATAGATATACAAATTCTTATGAAAAAAGAAGACAACACTTTGCGAAAATTGAGAAATATATATAG
- a CDS encoding sensor histidine kinase, with the protein MNYQSEQILTKIIRYSLPLLTIIISIFITFALYLEHKKNYELEKQKLRQTFIKQNKKVVFDEVQRVYEYINFIKETTEKQLKESIKDRVYEAHKIATLLYEKNKNTKSKEEIFKIIKQTLGSIIFNEGRGYYFIDDINGIKRLQPLNKEYENKDLSNFKDAHGYNFVKKIIKTIKNKTESFDTYYWYKHKDKKAYKKISFYKYFAPYNVVIGTGEYVADFEKNVKKKVLAYINRIRYFGEGYIFILDYNFNYLSHIKKEYLGKNAHKNDSLNYFLNDLRNMKKIAQEGEGFYTYVQKHKPGTNKSVKKTSFIKGMNQWKWIIGSGFYEDDFQLDLKEKEKELNAQFVKYLENVAILSSILIILLLFISIYVSKLLENKFKEYKEEIEKQQNVLAQQSKMASMGEMIANIAHQWRQPLSVISTAATGISFQKEMGILSDEEFYNSTKKINESSQYLSKTIDDFKNFFNPNKSEVRIDIKDVVNKTIKLVDAQYKTKNIKIIKDVNCINFFTLENELLQVLINILNNARDELIKRDDLNRYIFIETALEEEKVLVKIYDNAGGIKEKNLQKVFEPYFTTKDKSIGTGIGLYMSHEIICKHLNGNLTVNNYNFTYNDVEYTGAMFIIEIPI; encoded by the coding sequence ATGAACTATCAAAGTGAGCAAATCTTAACAAAAATTATTAGATATAGTTTACCCTTGCTAACTATTATAATTTCTATTTTTATAACTTTTGCATTATATTTAGAACATAAAAAAAACTATGAATTAGAAAAACAAAAATTAAGACAAACTTTTATTAAGCAAAATAAGAAAGTGGTTTTTGATGAGGTTCAAAGAGTATATGAGTATATAAATTTTATAAAAGAAACTACAGAAAAACAGTTAAAAGAATCTATCAAAGATAGAGTTTATGAAGCACATAAAATTGCAACATTACTCTATGAAAAAAATAAAAATACAAAATCAAAAGAAGAGATTTTTAAGATAATAAAGCAAACATTAGGTTCAATTATTTTTAATGAAGGAAGAGGTTATTATTTTATTGATGATATAAATGGTATAAAAAGATTACAACCTTTAAATAAAGAGTATGAAAATAAAGATTTGTCCAATTTTAAAGATGCTCATGGGTATAACTTTGTAAAAAAGATTATAAAAACTATAAAAAATAAGACTGAATCTTTTGATACTTATTATTGGTATAAACATAAGGATAAAAAAGCTTATAAAAAAATCAGTTTTTATAAATATTTTGCTCCTTATAATGTAGTTATTGGAACAGGTGAATATGTTGCTGATTTTGAAAAGAATGTGAAAAAAAAAGTTCTTGCTTATATAAATAGAATAAGATATTTTGGTGAAGGATATATTTTTATCTTAGATTATAATTTTAATTATTTAAGTCATATAAAAAAAGAGTATTTAGGTAAAAATGCACATAAAAATGATAGTTTAAATTATTTTCTAAATGATTTGAGAAATATGAAAAAAATAGCTCAAGAAGGTGAGGGTTTTTATACATATGTACAAAAACATAAACCAGGAACAAATAAGTCTGTAAAAAAAACAAGTTTTATAAAAGGGATGAATCAATGGAAATGGATAATTGGGAGTGGTTTTTATGAAGATGACTTTCAATTAGATTTAAAAGAAAAAGAAAAAGAGTTAAATGCTCAATTTGTAAAATATTTAGAAAATGTTGCAATTTTATCTTCTATATTAATTATTTTACTATTATTTATTTCTATATATGTTTCAAAACTTTTAGAAAATAAATTTAAAGAGTATAAAGAAGAGATAGAAAAACAACAAAATGTTTTAGCCCAGCAATCAAAAATGGCAAGTATGGGAGAAATGATAGCAAATATTGCTCATCAATGGAGACAACCTTTATCTGTCATATCAACAGCAGCTACTGGAATAAGTTTTCAAAAAGAGATGGGAATATTAAGTGATGAGGAATTTTATAATTCTACTAAAAAGATAAATGAATCATCACAATATTTATCTAAAACAATTGATGATTTTAAGAATTTTTTTAATCCAAATAAAAGTGAAGTTAGAATTGATATAAAAGATGTAGTAAATAAGACTATAAAATTAGTAGATGCTCAATATAAAACAAAAAATATAAAAATAATAAAAGATGTTAATTGTATAAACTTTTTTACATTAGAAAATGAATTATTACAAGTTCTGATAAATATATTAAATAATGCAAGAGATGAACTTATTAAGCGTGATGATTTAAATAGATATATTTTTATAGAAACTGCATTGGAAGAAGAAAAAGTATTAGTTAAAATATATGATAATGCAGGAGGAATAAAAGAAAAAAATTTACAAAAAGTTTTTGAACCTTATTTTACTACTAAAGATAAAAGTATTGGTACAGGAATTGGATTATACATGAGTCATGAAATAATTTGTAAACATTTAAATGGTAATTTAACAGTAAATAATTATAACTTTACTTACAATGATGTAGAATACACAGGCGCAATGTTCATAATAGAAATACCAATATAA
- a CDS encoding phage major tropism determinant → MALVQVLNETLSSILSCDDTSLDQLQDIVNYIKENRKRIESLSAYDEQTLDKKFDLKVNISDIVDNLLSTLSDVPLSANQGRVLDEKIQIISESITSIKTLLASDDTSLDELQEIVNFIKQNRDDLSTLDLSNIAETNELKHFTKELKNKVETIDNKIDIFKIDVYNKPNFDEVLFIKSTPSSLIIPKGFTVKIDNVIVEVSLNTTLDLDTNLDTGSKIAGTDYVVYAKKDGTFYLSANEKKTEDRLIGGFHYGLIGHTEIATGNKTEADMAQIRGINAYSFWDLKFRPVASPKGMVFIKDKWYDIYLCNSEHITNGTSKALTTIAGGTLTNGRKYPKIPLEFGGDNTLTYESFKWFHACEIAKANAKQLIDYAEFQTIAYGVQEGVDASAVDGDGATVEHYDYLTSKWGIEQASGTQWIWGNDLTNGYGTTSFSWKNNTENRGQIYATANAPVAVVLGGGRANGMIAGSRASNWNSYVWNMYWNIGCRFSSEHKSSN, encoded by the coding sequence ATGGCATTAGTGCAAGTATTAAATGAAACACTATCAAGTATCTTATCTTGTGATGATACAAGTTTAGATCAATTACAAGATATTGTTAATTATATAAAAGAAAATAGAAAAAGAATTGAAAGTTTAAGTGCTTATGATGAACAAACACTTGATAAAAAATTTGATTTAAAAGTAAATATATCTGATATTGTTGATAATTTATTGTCAACACTAAGTGATGTACCTTTAAGTGCAAATCAAGGAAGAGTATTAGATGAAAAAATACAAATTATTTCAGAATCAATTACCTCAATAAAAACCTTATTAGCAAGTGATGATACAAGTTTAGATGAGCTTCAAGAGATTGTAAACTTTATCAAACAAAATAGAGATGATTTATCCACACTAGACTTAAGTAATATTGCAGAAACTAATGAGTTAAAGCATTTTACAAAAGAGCTAAAAAATAAAGTTGAAACAATAGATAATAAAATAGATATATTTAAAATTGATGTATATAACAAACCAAATTTTGATGAAGTGTTGTTTATAAAAAGTACACCATCAAGTCTTATTATTCCAAAAGGTTTTACTGTAAAAATTGATAATGTAATAGTGGAAGTAAGCTTAAATACTACATTAGATTTAGATACAAATCTTGATACAGGAAGCAAAATAGCAGGGACAGATTATGTTGTATATGCAAAAAAAGATGGAACATTTTATTTAAGTGCAAATGAGAAAAAAACAGAAGATAGATTAATTGGTGGTTTTCACTATGGTTTAATAGGTCATACAGAAATTGCAACAGGAAATAAAACAGAAGCTGATATGGCACAAATTAGAGGGATTAACGCTTATTCTTTTTGGGATTTAAAATTTAGACCTGTTGCTTCACCAAAAGGTATGGTTTTTATAAAAGATAAATGGTATGACATTTATCTATGTAATAGTGAACATATCACAAATGGAACATCAAAAGCACTTACAACAATTGCAGGTGGTACATTAACAAATGGTAGAAAATATCCAAAAATACCACTTGAATTTGGTGGAGATAATACTTTAACATATGAAAGTTTTAAATGGTTTCACGCTTGTGAAATAGCAAAAGCAAACGCAAAACAACTTATTGATTATGCAGAATTTCAAACAATTGCATATGGCGTGCAAGAAGGCGTTGATGCAAGTGCAGTTGATGGTGATGGTGCTACTGTTGAGCATTATGATTACCTTACATCAAAATGGGGTATTGAACAAGCATCAGGTACGCAGTGGATTTGGGGTAATGATTTAACAAATGGATATGGTACAACATCATTTTCTTGGAAAAATAATACAGAGAATAGAGGTCAAATATATGCAACAGCAAATGCACCTGTTGCGGTGGTATTGGGCGGTGGCCGGGCCAATGGTATGATTGCGGGGTCGCGTGCCTCAAATTGGAACAGTTATGTTTGGAATATGTATTGGAACATTGGTTGTCGTTTCTCTAGTGAACATAAAAGTTCTAATTAA
- a CDS encoding XRE family transcriptional regulator, producing MQFSSNLKFYRKQANISQGALAQKVEAITGKNTTYENIKSWENGTNVKISDIYALAEALNIPEQLLFDNSEKTLQKISKYQTIQANNEDFIFNTTDEDSYSIEVYNGAVGAGSEGVIEESNTKKIRVSKAFVLDANIKPENLMMFKVVGDSMEPTISMNDWVIIDMANGREFYEVDGIYLINIDDTIQIKRLHFRGTKGVDIISDNKEFPKLNSKDDCDRVTILGKLYTHIKIGSGLALK from the coding sequence ATGCAATTTAGTAGTAATCTTAAATTCTATAGAAAGCAAGCAAACATATCACAAGGTGCTTTAGCACAAAAAGTTGAGGCAATTACAGGGAAAAATACAACATATGAAAATATAAAATCATGGGAAAATGGAACAAATGTAAAAATAAGTGACATCTATGCACTTGCAGAAGCTTTAAACATTCCAGAACAATTACTTTTTGATAACTCTGAAAAAACATTACAAAAAATATCAAAATATCAAACTATACAAGCAAATAATGAAGATTTTATTTTTAATACAACAGATGAAGATAGTTATAGTATAGAAGTTTATAATGGAGCAGTTGGAGCAGGAAGTGAAGGTGTTATAGAAGAGAGTAATACAAAAAAAATAAGAGTTAGTAAAGCATTTGTTTTGGATGCAAATATAAAACCTGAAAACCTTATGATGTTTAAAGTTGTAGGAGATAGTATGGAGCCAACTATTTCTATGAATGACTGGGTAATTATTGATATGGCAAATGGAAGAGAGTTTTATGAAGTTGATGGAATATACTTAATAAATATTGATGATACGATTCAAATCAAAAGATTACATTTTAGAGGGACAAAAGGTGTTGATATAATTTCAGATAATAAAGAATTCCCTAAACTAAATAGTAAAGATGATTGCGATAGAGTAACTATTCTTGGAAAATTATATACACATATAAAAATAGGTTCAGGATTGGCTTTAAAATAA
- a CDS encoding DMT family transporter, giving the protein MKNNQNSQVIIANVNKGMVYMLLAVLILPFTDALGKYLSTSLSPTQIVFLRYFLQFIFLLPFFIFSKKRIETFKIVYLYLGVCVSISIILLFWGLKYLPLANSTALFFAEPLFLTILSIVFLNEKITRNHLIALFLGLVGTLIIIRPNFSLYGIASFLPIGSAFFYALYLIFIRISTDLGSKISVQFYNSIVASIFIFIFLIVGQIYDIDVMMFKSIDSSLYILIFCLGFLAVIVQLLISSAFYHAKASSLASFQYLEIISATFLGWLIFNNTPDELTILGAIIVICSGIYLARHENKSSKAISLN; this is encoded by the coding sequence ATGAAAAACAATCAAAATTCACAAGTTATTATTGCAAATGTTAATAAAGGTATGGTTTATATGTTGTTAGCTGTACTTATACTTCCTTTCACTGATGCTTTAGGAAAATATCTTTCAACAAGTTTAAGTCCTACTCAAATTGTATTTTTGAGATACTTCTTACAATTTATTTTTTTATTACCATTTTTTATATTCTCAAAAAAAAGAATTGAAACATTTAAAATTGTATATTTATATTTAGGGGTTTGTGTTTCAATATCTATAATTCTTCTATTTTGGGGTTTAAAATATTTACCTTTAGCAAATAGTACAGCACTATTTTTTGCAGAACCATTATTTCTAACGATTTTATCAATAGTATTTTTAAATGAAAAAATTACTAGAAATCATTTAATAGCATTATTTTTAGGTTTAGTAGGAACTTTGATTATAATAAGACCAAACTTTTCTTTATATGGAATAGCTTCTTTTTTACCTATTGGTTCAGCTTTTTTTTATGCCTTATACTTGATATTTATTCGTATTTCTACTGATTTAGGAAGTAAAATAAGTGTTCAATTTTATAATAGTATAGTTGCCTCAATTTTTATTTTTATTTTTTTAATAGTAGGACAAATTTATGATATTGATGTGATGATGTTTAAAAGTATTGATAGTTCTTTATATATATTAATATTTTGTTTAGGGTTTTTAGCTGTTATTGTTCAGCTTCTTATTTCTAGTGCTTTTTATCATGCTAAAGCATCTTCTTTAGCATCTTTTCAATATTTAGAGATAATCAGTGCTACATTTTTAGGTTGGTTGATTTTTAATAATACTCCTGATGAGCTCACTATTTTAGGCGCAATAATTGTAATTTGTTCGGGGATATATTTAGCTAGACATGAGAATAAATCTAGCAAAGCAATAAGTTTAAATTAA
- a CDS encoding ATP-binding protein, translated as MKSKIYIKHFLNTLLGIFSVGAIVSILLYFFLISFEKESIYKNNMQYAKYEFNENKNHIEQTINDYKQQLIALKDIIKRNNLLKNKELLKDYMQLLIKSNNSIFQIRYLNNNADEIIRIDRLLDGTIVEKKFLQNKKDRYYFTRTANLPKNEFYVSNLDLNVEHKEIEKPFRPTFRVATPLYINDTFKGILIFNFNAKLLIDKITQSRIFNIYYMDEQGNFLLHPDEKKSWSTQLKTNFKVKDEIKNITQLLKNPFSDKNEHYYIDKINITDHDFYIILSTKKVYYEQSIKKIRNEILFLFFIVNLIGFPFALFVGFIQSKHVILLEYIINSIPHPLYIKNSKGNFVLVNDELVKFYNLRNKKQLIGKNSYTLNNQKSFDSKEKDQLVLQKGILKTVEEIELDKNNILYYEIIRVKIPYYYFMKNTFLLGIAIDITQIKELNDKLNERVEHEVSSRIKTEQLLAQQSKMALMGEMIGNIAHQWRQPLSNITTISTGLNLQKEMDILNDDQLHKGLIQINESAQYLSQTIDDFRNFFKPYKLKTNFTIDYIVKKALKLVSTQFKDRNIQIIKQIEDIKLNNLENEFTQVILNLLNNARDELTSLSLDKKLIFIESKIKDKKLIFEIKDNAGGIEENIQDKIFDAYFTTKQSDQGTGIGLYMSKEIIEKHMGGKLSFKNETIKYENKIYKGACFKIEFDI; from the coding sequence ATGAAAAGTAAGATTTATATAAAACATTTTCTTAACACACTGTTAGGGATTTTTTCTGTTGGTGCAATAGTCTCAATACTACTTTATTTTTTTTTAATATCCTTTGAAAAAGAGTCAATATATAAAAATAATATGCAATATGCAAAATATGAGTTTAATGAAAATAAAAACCATATAGAACAAACGATAAATGATTATAAACAACAATTAATTGCATTAAAAGATATAATAAAAAGAAATAATCTACTAAAAAATAAAGAACTTTTAAAAGATTATATGCAACTACTTATAAAATCAAACAATTCAATATTTCAAATTAGATATTTAAATAACAATGCAGATGAAATAATTAGAATTGATAGATTATTGGATGGAACAATAGTGGAAAAGAAATTCCTCCAAAATAAAAAAGACAGATATTACTTTACTAGAACAGCAAATCTTCCCAAAAATGAATTTTATGTTTCCAATTTAGATTTAAATGTAGAACATAAAGAGATAGAAAAACCTTTTAGACCAACTTTTAGAGTTGCAACTCCTTTATATATAAATGATACATTTAAAGGTATTTTAATTTTCAATTTTAATGCTAAACTTCTTATTGATAAAATTACACAAAGTAGGATTTTTAATATTTATTATATGGATGAACAAGGTAATTTTCTACTTCATCCTGATGAAAAAAAGTCATGGAGTACACAACTTAAAACAAATTTTAAAGTAAAAGATGAGATAAAAAACATTACTCAACTTTTAAAAAACCCATTTTCAGATAAAAATGAACATTATTATATAGATAAAATCAATATAACGGACCATGACTTTTATATAATTTTATCTACAAAAAAAGTTTACTATGAACAATCAATTAAAAAAATAAGAAATGAAATCTTATTTTTATTTTTTATTGTAAATCTAATAGGATTCCCTTTTGCTTTATTTGTAGGATTTATTCAATCGAAACATGTAATATTATTAGAATATATAATTAACTCTATTCCTCATCCTTTATATATAAAAAATAGCAAAGGTAATTTTGTTTTGGTAAATGATGAATTAGTAAAATTTTATAACTTAAGAAATAAAAAACAATTAATTGGAAAAAACTCTTATACTTTAAATAATCAGAAATCTTTTGATTCTAAAGAAAAAGACCAATTAGTTTTACAAAAAGGTATATTAAAAACAGTAGAAGAGATTGAACTAGATAAGAACAATATTTTATATTACGAAATCATAAGAGTAAAGATTCCATACTATTATTTTATGAAGAATACATTTTTATTAGGTATTGCTATTGATATAACTCAAATAAAAGAGCTAAATGACAAACTTAATGAAAGAGTGGAACATGAAGTATCTTCAAGAATAAAAACAGAACAACTACTTGCACAACAATCAAAAATGGCATTAATGGGTGAGATGATTGGAAATATTGCCCATCAATGGAGACAACCATTATCTAATATCACAACTATTTCAACGGGATTAAATTTACAAAAAGAGATGGATATTTTAAATGATGATCAACTACATAAGGGATTAATTCAAATAAATGAATCTGCACAATATTTATCTCAAACAATTGATGATTTTAGAAACTTTTTTAAACCATACAAATTAAAAACTAATTTTACAATTGATTATATTGTAAAAAAAGCATTAAAACTTGTAAGTACACAATTTAAAGATAGAAATATACAAATTATAAAACAAATTGAAGATATAAAATTAAATAACCTAGAAAATGAATTTACACAAGTTATTTTAAATTTATTAAATAATGCAAGAGATGAATTGACATCACTATCTTTAGATAAAAAACTTATATTTATTGAAAGTAAAATAAAAGATAAAAAATTAATTTTTGAAATAAAAGATAATGCTGGAGGAATAGAAGAAAATATCCAAGATAAAATATTTGATGCATATTTTACTACAAAACAAAGTGATCAAGGTACTGGAATTGGATTATATATGTCAAAAGAGATTATAGAAAAACATATGGGAGGAAAACTATCTTTTAAAAATGAGACTATAAAATATGAAAATAAAATTTATAAAGGTGCCTGTTTTAAAATAGAATTTGATATTTAA
- the ilvD gene encoding dihydroxy-acid dehydratase, producing MRSDEVKKGFSRTPHRSLFRATGLKDEDFDKPFIGVANSFIEIIPGHFFLNKVAEIIKDEIRANGCVPFEFNTIGVDDGIAMGHDGMLFSLPSREIIANSIESVMNAHKLDAMIAIPNCDKIVPGMIMGALRVNVPTVFVSGGPMAKGHTKEGTPIDLATAFEAVGKHEAGEMSDEELKDIECNACPSGGSCSGMFTANSMNTLMEAMGIALPGNGTILALTPQRKELYRKAARRVCEIAKDEQSREKFKLKNILNENAVRNAFAVDMAMGGSSNTVLHMLAIAKEAEVNFNLEDINSISKKVSHIAKISPSLSTVHMEDINKAGGVNAVMKEMTKRGDNILLDNLTITGESLYEKIEDAYIKDTNIIHTINNPYSQVGGLAILYGNLAQEGAVIKTAGITGDRVFTGKAVCFDGQPEAIKGIVDGKVKSGDVVVIRYEGPKGGPGMQEMLAPTSLIMGMGLGDKVALITDGRFSGATRGASIGHVSPEAAEGGMIGLLKDGDEIHIDVDQYILSVNLTDEEIAKRKAEFTPLKKPLNSKWLGQYRALVTNASNGAVLKTDL from the coding sequence ATGAGAAGTGATGAAGTAAAAAAAGGTTTTAGTAGAACGCCACATAGGTCTTTATTTAGAGCTACAGGATTAAAAGATGAAGATTTTGACAAACCATTTATTGGTGTTGCGAACTCTTTTATTGAAATTATTCCTGGACATTTCTTTTTAAATAAAGTTGCTGAAATTATCAAAGATGAAATTAGAGCAAATGGATGTGTTCCTTTTGAATTTAATACTATTGGTGTTGATGATGGTATTGCAATGGGTCATGATGGTATGTTATTTTCATTACCAAGTAGAGAAATTATTGCAAACTCAATAGAGTCTGTTATGAATGCACATAAACTTGATGCTATGATTGCTATTCCAAACTGTGATAAAATTGTTCCAGGTATGATAATGGGAGCTTTAAGAGTAAACGTACCAACAGTTTTTGTAAGTGGTGGACCTATGGCAAAAGGTCATACGAAAGAGGGAACTCCTATTGATTTAGCAACAGCTTTTGAAGCTGTTGGAAAACATGAAGCAGGAGAGATGAGTGATGAAGAGTTAAAAGATATTGAATGTAATGCATGTCCAAGTGGAGGTTCATGTTCTGGTATGTTTACAGCTAACTCTATGAATACACTTATGGAAGCTATGGGTATTGCATTACCAGGAAATGGAACTATTTTAGCTTTAACTCCACAAAGAAAAGAATTATATAGAAAAGCAGCTAGAAGAGTATGTGAAATTGCAAAAGATGAACAATCAAGAGAAAAATTTAAATTAAAAAATATTTTAAATGAAAATGCTGTAAGAAATGCATTTGCTGTTGATATGGCAATGGGAGGAAGTTCAAATACAGTATTGCATATGTTAGCAATCGCAAAAGAAGCAGAAGTAAACTTCAATCTTGAAGATATTAACTCTATTTCAAAAAAAGTTTCACATATTGCTAAAATATCTCCATCATTATCAACTGTACATATGGAAGATATAAATAAAGCTGGTGGAGTAAATGCAGTTATGAAAGAGATGACAAAAAGAGGAGATAATATTCTTCTTGATAATCTTACAATAACTGGTGAATCTTTATATGAAAAAATAGAAGATGCTTATATAAAAGATACAAATATCATCCATACTATTAATAATCCTTATAGTCAAGTTGGTGGATTAGCTATTTTATATGGAAACCTTGCACAAGAAGGTGCAGTTATTAAAACAGCTGGAATTACTGGAGATAGAGTATTTACAGGAAAAGCTGTTTGTTTTGATGGACAACCTGAAGCAATCAAAGGAATTGTTGATGGTAAAGTAAAATCTGGAGATGTTGTAGTTATTAGATATGAAGGTCCAAAAGGTGGTCCAGGGATGCAAGAGATGCTTGCTCCTACTTCATTAATAATGGGAATGGGACTTGGAGATAAAGTTGCACTTATAACTGATGGTAGATTTAGTGGTGCTACTAGAGGTGCTTCAATTGGTCACGTAAGTCCAGAAGCTGCTGAAGGTGGAATGATTGGATTATTAAAAGATGGTGATGAAATTCACATCGATGTTGATCAATATATTTTATCTGTTAATTTAACAGATGAAGAGATTGCCAAAAGAAAAGCAGAATTTACTCCACTTAAAAAACCTCTTAATTCAAAATGGCTAGGACAATATAGAGCGCTTGTAACAAATGCAAGTAATGGTGCAGTTTTAAAAACTGACTTATAA
- a CDS encoding tail fiber protein, whose translation MAADNVVENLVDNVRLLLSSDTSLESLKEIDLCVKQNRVDLENIDSSKIIGLDEALDLKVNVSDIVDNLLSTLADAPLSANQGRVLAEKVKIVSEAIEAIKTVLASDDTTLDELQEIVNFIKQNKEDLSTLDLSNIAETNELKHFTKELKEKLENLPTKENLNQFTVPTGFILINPVATIPSGFLECNGSEVSREKYSELFKVIGTTYGGGDKTTTFNLPDLRGEFIRGFDNGRGVDKDRNIGNYQDEQLKNHTHTIRGNNSFLARYGKDGPFDAVSNYANASDAWYFPMDPSGGGTETRPRNVAMMYCIKY comes from the coding sequence ATGGCAGCAGATAATGTTGTAGAAAATTTAGTGGATAATGTAAGATTATTATTATCAAGTGATACTAGTTTAGAGAGTTTAAAAGAGATTGACCTTTGTGTTAAACAAAATAGAGTTGATTTAGAAAATATTGACTCTTCAAAGATTATAGGTTTGGATGAAGCTTTAGATTTAAAAGTAAATGTTTCTGATATTGTTGATAACTTATTATCAACACTTGCAGATGCACCATTAAGTGCAAATCAAGGAAGAGTATTAGCTGAGAAAGTAAAGATTGTTTCAGAAGCAATTGAAGCAATAAAAACAGTATTAGCAAGTGATGACACAACTTTAGATGAATTACAAGAAATTGTAAATTTTATCAAACAAAATAAAGAAGATTTATCAACTCTTGATTTAAGTAATATTGCTGAAACAAATGAGTTAAAACACTTTACAAAAGAGTTAAAAGAGAAATTAGAAAATCTTCCAACAAAAGAAAATTTAAATCAATTTACTGTACCAACTGGATTTATTCTTATTAACCCAGTTGCAACTATTCCCTCTGGATTTTTAGAGTGTAATGGTTCAGAAGTTTCAAGAGAAAAATATTCTGAACTTTTTAAAGTAATAGGTACAACTTATGGAGGTGGAGATAAAACTACAACTTTTAATCTTCCTGATTTAAGAGGTGAATTTATAAGAGGTTTTGATAATGGAAGAGGTGTTGATAAAGATAGAAATATAGGTAATTATCAAGATGAACAATTAAAAAATCATACCCATACTATTAGGGGGAATAATTCATTTCTTGCAAGATATGGTAAAGATGGTCCGTTTGATGCTGTATCTAATTATGCAAATGCTTCTGATGCATGGTATTTCCCTATGGACCCTTCAGGAGGTGGCACTGAAACAAGACCAAGAAACGTAGCAATGATGTATTGCATTAAATACTAG